TCGTGGTCTCGCTGTTCGTGGTGCTGACCGGGTTGATCGGCATGCTCACGGCGATCCTCACCAGCCTGAATGAACGTCGGCGCGAGATGGCAATCCTGCGCTCAGTGGGCGCTCGGCCGTGGCACATCGCAACCTTGCTGGTGCTGGAGGCGTTCGCCCTGGCGCTGGCGGGCGTGATCGCTGGCGTGGCGCTACTTTATGTGGGTATCGCCGCCGCGCAGGGTTATGTGCAGGCCAATTACGGTTTGTATTTGCCACTGGCGTGGCCAAGCGAATATGAATGGACGCTGCTCGGTGGCATCCTGATCGCCGCGCTGCTGATGGGCAGCGTGCCGGCGTGGCGCGCGTATCGCCAATCCCTGGCCGATGGCCTGTCGATCCGACTATGAGGACGTTAATGATGCCCCGCGCTCTGCTTGCGCTGTTGATGCTGGTCGCCCTGCCGCTATGGGCGGCCGAGCCGAAAGAACTGACCTGGTCGGAAATGATTCCGCCGGACGCGATGCCGGAAGTACCGAACATGACACCCCTGCACGACCTGTCGCAGATGAGCAGTGCGCTGTCCGCCGAGTCGGCGCCAGCCGCTAAACAGGATATGCCGAACGCGCCGGTGGTGAAGAGCCTCGACGGCCAGAACATCCGTTTACCGGGCTATATCGTGCCGCTGGAAGTGAGTGAGGAAGGCCGTACCACGGAGTTTCTGCTGGTGCCGTATTTCGGCGCCTGCATCCATGTGCCGCCACCGCCGTCGAACCAGATTGTGCATGTGAAGAGCGAAGTCGGCGTGAAACTCGATGAGCTGTATCAGCCGTACTGGATCGAAGGAGCACTGCAGGTTAAAGCGTCGACCAGTGAGTTGGCGGATGCGGGGTATCAGATGGAGGCGGACAAGATTTATGTGTATGAATTGCCGGAGTGAGCCCGGCAGTTCTGTGTTGTCTGATCAATCGTCATCACGGGCAAGCTCGCTCCCACAGGGACCACCCAAATCCTGTGGGAGCGGGCTTGCCCGCGATGGAATGATCAAAAGTTCCACAAAAACCAACCCCATGACTGTTTCATTGAGCTGAATCAAAAGTCCGTACCAGACGGCTCCGTACCATTGGACATCGAACATTTTCAACGTCCTTTGGAGCCTCCATGCACAAGTCCTTGCTCAGCGCTTCGCTGTTTGCCCTCGCGCTCGCAACCCCACTCGCCTACGCCCACGAATCCGGTGACATCATCGTTCGTGCCGGTGCAATCACCGTCAACCCGAAAGCTGACAGCTCCAGCGTCAAGGTCGATCAAGGCCCTTTGGCCGGCACCGACCTGGGTGGCAAGGCCACCATGAGCAGCGACACGCAACTGGGTCTGAACTTCGCTTACATGCTCGACAGCCACTGGGGTATCGAGCTGCTCGCCGCCTCGCCGTTCGAGCATGACGTAAAAATCAAAGGCACCGCCCTCGGCGCGGGCAACGGCAAACTCGGCACCCTGAAACACTTGCCGCCGACCTTGAGCATTGTCTACTACCCACTGGACGGCAAGTCTGCATTCCAGCCGTACGTTGGCGCCGGTATCAACTACACCTGGATTTACGACGAGCACGTCGGCAGCGAGGCCAACGCCAAGGGGTTCAGCAACTTCAAGGCGGATAACTCCTGGGGCATGGCGTTTGAGGTCGGTGCTGACTACATGATCACCGACAACATCTTGCTCAACGCCCAAGTGCGTTACATCGACATCGATACCACCGCGACCGTGGAAAACGACGCAGTGAAACCAGGCACCCGTGCCAAGGTCGATGTGGATGTCGACCCGTTCATCTACATGGTGGGCCTCGGTTACAAGTTCTAAATCGTTCACGTGGTGGGAACGAGCTGAAAAAAAGGCGCCTTCACAGGCGCCTTTTTCATGAGGGCGAAAAACTCAGCGACCGAGCAACCGCGCCAGGCCGACAGCCATCGGTGTCTGTTCGGGGCAGGTAAACCGCTCCAGCAGACGCTGATTGTTCGCCCGCGAATGCCGGATATCACCAGAACGCGCCGGGCCGTAGCTCACGGGTGGCAGGTCACCGACCACCACTTTCAACGCTTCCAGCATTTGCTTGAGCGTGGTCGCCCGGTTCCAGCCGACGTTGACCGCACCGATTCCAACCTGCGGCTTCTCGATGGCTTGCACCAGCACGTCGACCAGGTCCTCGACGTACACGAAGTCCCGCGTCTGCTCGCCGTCGCCAAATACGGTGATCGGCAGGCCCTTCTGCGCCCGCTCGCTGAAAATGCTGATCACCCCGGAGTACGGCGAGGACGGATCCTGGCGTGGGCCGAAGATGTTGAAGAAGCGGAAAATCACCGGTTCCAACCCATGCTGGCGGCGGTAGAAATCGAAGTAGTGTTCGCTGGCCAACTTGTCCGACGCATACGGCGTCAACGGTGCCTTGGGCGTGTCTTCGTCGATCGACTGGCCTTCGCCATTGTTGCCGTAGACCGCAGCACTGGAGGCAAACAGCACGCGTTTGACGCCGCTCTGGCGCATGGCTTCGCAGACATTCAGCGAGCCGATGAAGTTGCTCTGGTGCGTCTTCACCGGGTCGTCCACCGAGGCTTGCACCGATGCTACCGCCGCCAGATGCGCGACCGCACTGCAACCGGCCATGGCGCGAGCGACCAGGGCCGCATCGGCGACATCACCGACGATCAGCTCGACGCGAGGATTATCCAGCGGCAGGTTGCTACGTTTGCCGGTGGACAAGTCATCGAGAATCCGCACCGTATAACCCTTGGCGAGCAAGGCGTCGGTCAGGTGGGAGCCGATGAAACCGGCGCCGCCGGTGATTAAAACGGGGCCGTCAGCCATGGCGATAGAACCTGTCCAGTAAACTCGGGAGCGCGGCACGCCAGGCGCGGGGCTTGATCCCGAAGGTGTGGAGGATTTTCTTGCAGGCCAGCACCGCGTGTTGCGGCTCTTCGGCAGCGTCCGGGCGCGCAGCGTGAGCCTGGGCGGTCGGCGCTTCGATGGCCAGCGGATGCAGCGCGCGGGCTTCAGTGAGAATGGCCTGCCCCAGCGCCAGCGGCGTGGTCGCCTCGTGCCCCGCGTAATGGTAGGTGCCCCACAGCGGCGCCGCGCAATCGAGTTGCTTGAGCACGGAAATGATCACCCGGGCCGCGTCGTCGACCGGCGTCGGGTTGCCCCGGCGATCATCGGCCATCAGCAGCTCGTCAGGTTGTTCCGCGCGGGACAGGAAACGTCCGAGGGTGCCGTCGGGGCTGTCATCGAGCAGCCAGCCGAACCGCAGCAGCACGTGCTGCGGGCAAGTCGCGCGCACGCTTTGTTCGATCCGCCACAAGGCCTGACCACGCAGGCCCAAAGGCACCGGCTCGTCTTTTTCGCTGTAGGCCGTCGCCCGGGAGCCGTCAAACACGCGATAGCTCGAGGGTTGCAGCAGAACGATGTTGTGGTGCTGGCACAGTTCAGCCAGGCGCTCGATCGCACGCTCTTGCCCGGCCAGACGCGTTTCGCTGACCGTCTCCGCCTGAAACCAGTCGAAGTAGTAGGCGAGGTTGATCAACGCGTCCGGCCGGGTGTCGTCGAGCAATTGCGTCAGGCTCGCGGCATCCCAGCCGTCTTGCGGTGGGCGGGGGGCGAGGAAACCGATGTCTTCCTCCGCACCGAGGCGAATCAGCGCCTGCCCAAGGGCATTTCCGCCGCCCAGTAACATAAGGCGCATTCGCATAGAGTCAGCAGGCCCAGTCTGATTGGAACAATGGCTTTATCGATACCGCTCGCGGGCGATGTCGTCGATAGTTGCCGGAATCGTTGCATTTTGCGGGTTTAGTGCGCAACCGTCATCCGTAAAGTGTAGATCCTGTGTTCAATGCGGCCCCAGTGGCGAGGGCGCTTGCTCCCGCTCGGCTGCGAAGCCGTCGTAAATCGGGCGGCTCGCAGTGTCAGCATGAACAGAGAGGCAGGTTTTGGGGCTGCTGCGCAGACCAGCGGGAGCAAGCGCCCTCGCCACAAAGCCGGTGATAAACCGAGCGGTACTTGCATCTTCCCATCCCCACCCGCATAAATTGTTCCATGAATCTGCCCATTCCCACGGACGCGGCCCTGACAGGCTTCCACCCCGCCGTCAGCGCCTGGTTCAGCAGCACCTTTCCGACGGCTACCGCCGCCCAGGCCCGGGCGTGGCCGCTGATCCGCCAGCACCGTTCGACCCTGATCGCCGCGCCCACCGGCTCCGGCAAAACCCTCACCGCGTTTCTCGCCGTCATCGATGACCTGGTTCACCGTGCCCAGGAAACCGCAGGCGGTTTGCCTGACGAAACCCTGGTGGTCTACGTCTCGCCGCTCAAGGCCTTGTCCAACGACATCCAGATCAACCTGCAAAATCCGCTGACCGGCATCCGTGAACAGTTACGCGTGATGGGCTTGCCCGAGCTGCAGATCACCACCGCCGTGCGCACCGGGGACACGCCGCAAAAAGACCGCTCGGCGATGCGCAAGACCGCGCCGCACATTCTGGTCACCACCCCGGAATCCCTTTACGTGCTGCTCGGTTCCGACTCCGGCCGGCAAATGCTCGGCACCACGCGCAC
This DNA window, taken from Pseudomonas fluorescens NCIMB 11764, encodes the following:
- a CDS encoding DUF3299 domain-containing protein, which produces MPRALLALLMLVALPLWAAEPKELTWSEMIPPDAMPEVPNMTPLHDLSQMSSALSAESAPAAKQDMPNAPVVKSLDGQNIRLPGYIVPLEVSEEGRTTEFLLVPYFGACIHVPPPPSNQIVHVKSEVGVKLDELYQPYWIEGALQVKASTSELADAGYQMEADKIYVYELPE
- a CDS encoding OmpW/AlkL family protein; translation: MHKSLLSASLFALALATPLAYAHESGDIIVRAGAITVNPKADSSSVKVDQGPLAGTDLGGKATMSSDTQLGLNFAYMLDSHWGIELLAASPFEHDVKIKGTALGAGNGKLGTLKHLPPTLSIVYYPLDGKSAFQPYVGAGINYTWIYDEHVGSEANAKGFSNFKADNSWGMAFEVGADYMITDNILLNAQVRYIDIDTTATVENDAVKPGTRAKVDVDVDPFIYMVGLGYKF
- a CDS encoding NAD-dependent epimerase/dehydratase family protein produces the protein MADGPVLITGGAGFIGSHLTDALLAKGYTVRILDDLSTGKRSNLPLDNPRVELIVGDVADAALVARAMAGCSAVAHLAAVASVQASVDDPVKTHQSNFIGSLNVCEAMRQSGVKRVLFASSAAVYGNNGEGQSIDEDTPKAPLTPYASDKLASEHYFDFYRRQHGLEPVIFRFFNIFGPRQDPSSPYSGVISIFSERAQKGLPITVFGDGEQTRDFVYVEDLVDVLVQAIEKPQVGIGAVNVGWNRATTLKQMLEALKVVVGDLPPVSYGPARSGDIRHSRANNQRLLERFTCPEQTPMAVGLARLLGR
- a CDS encoding sugar nucleotide-binding protein; its protein translation is MRMRLMLLGGGNALGQALIRLGAEEDIGFLAPRPPQDGWDAASLTQLLDDTRPDALINLAYYFDWFQAETVSETRLAGQERAIERLAELCQHHNIVLLQPSSYRVFDGSRATAYSEKDEPVPLGLRGQALWRIEQSVRATCPQHVLLRFGWLLDDSPDGTLGRFLSRAEQPDELLMADDRRGNPTPVDDAARVIISVLKQLDCAAPLWGTYHYAGHEATTPLALGQAILTEARALHPLAIEAPTAQAHAARPDAAEEPQHAVLACKKILHTFGIKPRAWRAALPSLLDRFYRHG